Proteins from a single region of Eremothecium gossypii ATCC 10895 chromosome VI, complete sequence:
- the PRP5 gene encoding DEAD-box RNA helicase PRP5 (Syntenic homolog of Saccharomyces cerevisiae YBR237W (PRP5)) produces MEPNTPAIDPKKERLARWKQKKQQQDMLRQKSGASSKSSHDQAEDGDAARSTQPFEGLDKMAERRKRLELWKKKKKEQDEQKWKGDDAGQESATDIPVKGKAAPAEDAKAVPRGRKSRKGADPEKRQIWDDSDDELEAPKLKLFKPGSTIQTETPPDEDPEDTLDTYMNTIQEKNEVQLLAPREVFDQEDDETTAFDYNRTDNGTGSEFMRLAKLKAKKQLKPVIYSADELKPFIKNFYQEPEEISKLSEEEVADLRLSLDNVQVRGRDCPRPILKWSQLGLNSGIMNLLTRELEFTVPTPIQAQAIPAIMSGRDVIGISKTGSGKTVSFILPLLRQIKAQRPLGGDETGPLGLILSPTRELALQIHEEVTKFTSGDPSIRSLCCTGGSELKRQINDIKRGVEIVIATPGRFIDLLSLNSGNLINPKRIVFVVMDEADRLFDLGFEPQVNQIMKCIRPDKQCVLFSATFPNKLKSFASKILHDPVYITVNSKSLINENIEQKVEIFSNEEDKFKSLIHWLALTQQNLNDEKTIVFVSSQQICDILYNRLEANGFTTFAIHAGKIYTERAWNLKCFKETANGILICTEVLSRGLNVPEVSLVIIYNAAKTFAQYVHTTGRTARGSNKGTALTLLMNTELAASYILMKSMRDEELNKHHDATVSTLKQMSEKFNKGLKTGEYRLVKGFGGKGLDHLGKVYEEKHTEERNQLALEAGLAATEVSVSAPDGGLGDESTSVSIPKLDYTVKKRSNPDGTSTYFAHVQVNDLPQIVRWEATKYTTLSSIKHETGCSITNKGRYYPSGQGPQGPSDEPRLYLLVESATDQDISLAIDLLESKVRDGVRKSNMQEIRSNKYTI; encoded by the coding sequence ATGGAACCAAATACACCAGCTATTGATCCCAAGAAAGAGCGATTGGCACGATGGAAGCAAaagaagcagcagcaggacATGCTCAGACAGAAAAGTGGTGCATCATCGAAGTCAAGCCATGATCAAGCCGAAGATGGGGATGCCGCCAGATCTACACAGCCTTTCGAAGGCTTGGATAAGATGGCAGAGAGGCGAAAACGGCTAGAACTTtggaagaagaagaagaaagaGCAAGATGAGCAGAAATGGAAGGGTGACGACGCCGGGCAGGAAAGCGCGACCGACATCCCCGTGAAGGGGAAAGCGGCGCCTGCAGAAGATGCGAAAGCGGTGCCGCGAGGCCGGAAGTCTCGCAAGGGCGCGGATCCGGAGAAGCGGCAGATTTGGGATGACAGCGACGATGAGCTGGAGGCGCCGAAATTAAAGCTCTTTAAGCCGGGTTCTACAATACAGACCGAGACCCCACCGGATGAGGATCCGGAAGATACGCTGGATACATATATGAATACTATCCAGGAGAAGAATGAGGTCCAACTTCTTGCGCCCCGTGAAGTTTTTGACCAGGAAGACGATGAGACGACGGCGTTCGACTACAATCGCACAGACAATGGTACTGGCTCTGAATTTATGAGGTTGGCCAAACTCAAGGCAAAAAAACAGTTGAAGCCTGTCATATACAGCGCGGATGAACTGAAGCCATTTATCAAGAACTTTTACCAGGAACCGGAGGAGATATCCAAACTAAGCGAGGAAGAAGTAGCAGACCTTCGTCTCAGCTTGGATAACGTGCAAGTAAGAGGCAGAGACTGCCCCAGGCCCATTTTGAAATGGTCACAGCTCGGACTCAACTCCGGTATCATGAACCTGCTAACAAGGGAACTTGAGTTTACTGTACCGACACCCATTCAGGCACAGGCGATACCGGCTATAATGTCGGGGAGGGATGTGATTGGAATATCCAAGACTGGATCGGGAAAGACGGTCTCGTTCATTCTTCCGTTATTACGACAGATTAAGGCGCAACGCCCGTTGGGTGGTGATGAAACCGGACCTCTCGGGTTGATTTTGTCTCCGACCAGAGAACTAGCATTACAGATACACGAAGAAGTGACAAAGTTCACTTCAGGCGATCCAAGCATACGATCCCTATGTTGCACAGGCGGATCGGAGCTAAAGAGGCAGATAAATGACATAAAGCGCGGGGTGGAAATAGTTATCGCTACTCCGGGACGTTTTATTGACCTTTTAAGTCTAAACTCTGGGAACTTGATTAATCCTAAACGCATTGTTTTCGTGGTAATGGACGAAGCCGATAGACTTTTTGATTTGGGGTTTGAACCGCAAGTGAACCAGATTATGAAATGTATTCGTCCTGATAAGCAGTGTGTCTTGTTCAGTGCCACTTTCCCCAATAAATTAAAGAGCTTTGCGTCTAAGATCCTTCATGACCCTGTGTATATCACGGTGAACTCCAAATCTCTGATCAATGAAAATATCGAGCAGAAGGTTGAGATATTCAGTAACGAAGAAGATAAGTTTAAATCACTGATCCATTGGCTAGCCCTCACCCAACAGAACTTGAACGATGAAAAGACGATTGTTTTTGTTTCGAGCCAGCAGATCTGTGATATCTTGTACAACCGTCTAGAGGCGAATGGTTTTACTACTTTTGCAATACACGCGGGTAAAATATACACTGAAAGAGCGTGGAATTTGAAGTGTTTCAAAGAAACCGCTAATGGGATACTAATATGCACAGAAGTTCTATCGAGAGGTCTGAATGTCCCTGAAGTTTCCCTAGTCATTATCTATAATGCTGCCAAGACATTTGCCCAATATGTTCATACCACAGGCCGTACAGCCAGAGGTTCGAATAAGGGAACGGCGCTAACATTATTGATGAATACAGAGCTTGCAGCCTCTTACATATTAATGAAATCTATGCGAGATGAGGAGCTGAACAAACATCATGATGCCACTGTTTCCACATTGAAGCAAATGAGCGAGAAGTTCAATAAAGGACTGAAGACTGGAGAGTATAGGCTAGTTAAGGGTTTTGGTGGTAAGGGCCTGGACCACTTAGGTAAAGTTTACGAAGAAAAGCATACAGAGGAACGGAATCAACTTGCACTTGAAGCAGGCTTAGCTGCAACGGAAGTATCAGTCTCAGCCCCTGATGGCGGACTCGGTGATGAATCAACTTCTGTTAGTATTCCAAAATTGGACTATACTGTCAAGAAAAGATCAAATCCAGATGGCACGTCAACCTATTTCGCGCATGTGCAAGTTAACGATCTTCCACAGATCGTCAGATGGGAAGCAACAAAGTACACAACTCTTTCATCAATTAAGCACGAGACCGGTTGTAGCATAACCAACAAGGGTCGCTACTATCCCAGTGGTCAAGGCCCGCAAGGTCCTTCGGATGAGCCAAGACTATATCTGTTGGTGGAGTCGGCGACGGACCAGGATATATCGTTAGCCATTGATCTTCTGGAGTCGAAGGTCAGAGATGGGGTGCGTAAATCGAATATGCAAGAAATTAGGTCCAATAAATATACTATATAG
- the VHC1 gene encoding Vhc1p (Syntenic homolog of Saccharomyces cerevisiae YBR235W), which yields MSKLYTNPDESRPHDDPESERSQLLGQRQAYHAYYTYRETPVQRKTSSKHDPENPHRNKLGTFDGVFIPTTLNVLSILMFLRFGFILGQIGILGTLLLLVLSYCVDLLTTLSISAISTNGTVRGGGAYYMISRCLGPEFGGSIGLIFFLGQILNSGMNAVGLIEPLLYSFGLPEGDTVPSVVGLLPRGRVYEFIYSTLILLLCLGISMVGSGTISRAGNVLFWLLLISTISIPFSALVVAPFERGNIVYTGPSWETFYGNLYPKFTEGAAGSVRSGKETFNSLFGVFFPATAGIFAGAGMSSELRKPSTSIPKGTLWGLLLTFSCYMLVIISLGATVPRQSLHQDLQIVQTISISQVIIFIGEVSTSLFSILVGIVGAAYVLQAISNDKIIPGLSIFAKNPSYSLLFSWFLTQVCLLSDVNRIATFITMAFLITFIVVNLACFLLEISSAPNFRPSFKWFDRYTAFTGCVVSILVMLIVDPISATVVMLSCAFLLVLIHYTCPAKPWGYVSQSLIYHQVRKYLLRLRQDNVKYWRPQVLLLVDNPRTSWNLIRFCNHLKKGGLYILGHVTVSNNFQSQFNELRKQTRAWDKIRDMANIKAFVHIGTGPTLPWGVRNVYLGSGLGGMKPNITVLGFFDLTSYYNTLKKKPCSPLSPGDVCRMASYSPKKDGFTDCLGENVGSLPTDDCKNEKKIQIQQWVQIIEDLSLMQSTIAVAHGFKNLILPSKCDSDEVRFIDLYPIQMAARMVNASSEAIVTTNFDTYTLILQLGAILVTVPDWKRTHKLRVIVFVEHENERCNEKRRISNLLSILRIEAETLVLSLDQFRVYKTIVEGDVHHMDYVNSVLKEDEWWKEISDARRTHKWNRRFTMSGNQVTVLESAASKTDYNVSKLQRLGVSLTMNPNIPVPEDVANFFLYDGSDDDELSEFMDTSNSFRSYDHEEMNGSAKRVLRRTRSKTRFRDDRSIRSLLPVFSSDSLPKTKIIEDSTGEQPSLVPVIDKPAECATRRKEWHCLSSSHTNESSPEDAVELTFNSIPSRAQHLVLNDIMTQVSSSSHLIFSTLPIPPLGTHNDKSASVQYVQDLDLWLDGLPPTMLVNSQTMTVTTAL from the coding sequence ATGTCGAAGTTGTACACAAATCCAGACGAGAGCCGGCCTCATGACGATCCGGAATCCGAGCGGTCCCAGCTCCTCGGGCAGCGGCAGGCATACCACGCCTACTACACTTACCGAGAGACGCCTGTGCAGCGCAAGACCTCGTCGAAGCACGACCCGGAGAACCCGCACCGCAACAAGCTCGGGACATTCGACGGGGTGTTCATCCCGACGACGTTGAACGTGCTCTCGATATTGATGTTTTTGCGGTTCGGGTTCATATTGGGCCAGATAGGCATTTTGGGGACGTTGTTGCTTCTAGTTCTGTCGTACTGCGTGGACCTTCTAACGACGCTCAGCATCTCCGCCATCTCGACGAACGGGACGGTGCGCGGGGGCGGCGCGTACTACATGATTTCGCGCTGCCTCGGGCCGGAGTTTGGGGGGTCCATCGGGCTCATCTTCTTTCTTGGCCAGATCCTAAACAGCGGGATGAACGCGGTGGGTTTGATCGAGCCGTTGCTTTACAGCTTCGGGCTCCCGGAGGGGGACACGGTTCCGTCAGTGGTCGGGTTGTTGCCCAGGGGGAGAGTATACGAATTTATATACTCGACGTTGATTTTGCTTCTCTGCCTTGGGATTTCGATGGTGGGGTCCGGGACCATCTCGCGAGCGGGCAACGTGCTATTCTGGTTATTGTTGATCTCTACCATCTCCATTCCCTTCTCTGCCCTCGTGGTCGCGCCGTTTGAGCGTGGTAATATAGTGTACACGGGGCCTTCATGGGAAACGTTTTACGGGAACCTATATCCCAAATTCACCGAAGGGGCCGCTGGTTCAGTACGTAGCGGGAAGGAAACCTTTAACTCATTGTTTGGCGTCTTTTTTCCAGCAACTGCAGGCATATTTGCTGGGGCCGGAATGAGTAGTGAGCTTCGCAAGCCGTCTACTTCTATTCCAAAAGGTACGTTGTGGGGGTTGCTATTGACATTTTCGTGTTATATGCTGGTAATAATTTCTCTAGGGGCTACAGTACCACGGCAATCGCTACACCAGGATCTCCAGATTGTACAGACAATCTCCATTTCGCAGGTTATTATATTTATCGGGGAAGTATCCACCTCCTTATTTTCCATTCTTGTCGGTATAGTTGGCGCGGCATATGTCCTTCAGGCCATTTCCAACGATAAGATCATCCCGGGCCTTTCAATCTTTGCCAAGAATCCCTCTTATTCATTACTATTTTCGTGGTTTCTCACTCAGGTTTGTTTGCTGTCGGATGTGAACCGAATCGCCACCTTTATCACAATGGCCTTCCTCATTACTTTCATCGTGGTTAACTTAGCGTGCTTTTTATTGGAAATTTCTTCCGCGCCCAACTTTCGACCTTCCTTCAAATGGTTTGACCGTTACACCGCGTTTACGGGCTGTGTTGTAAGCATACTTGTCATGCTTATTGTCGATCCAATCTCGGCCACTGTTGTGATGCTCTCATGCGCGTTTTTACTTGTGCTGATTCATTATACTTGCCCTGCTAAACCATGGGGGTATGTGTCGCAGTCTCTAATATATCATCAAGTCCGGAAGTATTTGCTTCGACTACGGCAGGATAATGTAAAATATTGGAGACCACAAGTGCTACTATTGGTGGACAACCCCCGCACCAGTTGGAATTTAATCAGATTCTGCAATCACTTGAAAAAGGGTGGTCTCTACATTCTCGGGCATGTTACAGTCAGCAACAACTTTCAAAGTCAATTCAATGAACTGCGGAAACAAACCAGAGCATGGGACAAAATCAGGGATATGGCGAATATCAAAGCCTTTGTACATATTGGTACAGGCCCAACTTTACCTTGGGGGGTGCGTAATGTTTACCTAGGATCGGGCTTGGGGGGTATGAAACCTAATATCACTGTGCTTGGGTTCTTTGATTTAACATCGTACTACAATACATTGAAGAAGAAGCCCTGCTCTCCATTATCTCCAGGTGATGTTTGTAGAATGGCCTCCTACTCTCCGAAGAAGGACGGCTTCACCGACTGCCTAGGAGAGAATGTAGGTAGCTTACCCACGGACGACTGTAAAAATGAGAAAAAGATCCAGATTCAGCAGTGGGTACAGATAATTGAGGATCTTTCTCTGATGCAAAGCACCATCGCCGTTGCTCACGGTTTTAAGAACTTGATTTTACCATCCAAATGTGATTCCGATGAAGTTCGCTTCATTGACTTATATCCCATTCAGATGGCCGCAAGGATGGTCAATGCATCTTCTGAGGCAATTGTAACGACCAATTTTGACACATACACGTTGATTTTGCAACTAGGAGCGATACTAGTAACTGTTCCTGATTGGAAGCGCACCCACAAACTTCGCGTCATCGTATTCGTTGAACATGAAAATGAACGCTGCAATGAAAAGAGGCGAATTAGTAATCTCTTATCAATTTTGAGAATTGAGGCGGAGACGCTCGTACTTTCTTTGGACCAATTTAGAGTTTATAAGACGATTGTTGAGGGTGATGTGCACCATATGGATTACGTCAATAGTGTCTTGAAGGAGGATGAATGGTGGAAGGAAATTAGTGACGCTAGGAGGACTCATAAATGGAATCGTCGTTTTACGATGAGCGGTAACCAAGTTACGGTTCTTGAATCTGCGGCTAGTAAAACAGATTACAACGTTTCTAAACTGCAAAGATTGGGCGTTTCTTTGACTATGAATCCTAACATTCCGGTGCCTGAGGATGTCGCAAACTTCTTTTTATACGATGGTTCTGATGATGATGAGCTCTCGGAATTTATGGACACCTCCAATTCATTCCGATCCTACGACCATGAAGAAATGAACGGATCTGCAAAACGAGTCTTACGGCGGACAAGGTCTAAGACCAGATTTAGGGATGACCGGTCAATTAGGTCTCTATTACCAGTCTTCTCTAGTGATAGTCTTCCTAAAACAAAGATCATAGAGGATTCCACAGGGGAGCAGCCGTCACTCGTACCGGTGATCGACAAACCTGCTGAATGTGCAACAAGGCGCAAAGAATGGCATTGTCTTTCCTCAAGCCACACTAATGAAAGTTCGCCAGAGGACGCAGTTGAGTTAACTTTCAACAGCATACCGAGCCGTGCGCAACATCTGGTATTGAACGATATTATGACGCAAGTATCAAGTAGTTCACACTTGATCTTCTCCACACTTCCCATTCCTCCTCTGGGCACTCATAACGACAAGAGTGCCAGCGTTCAATATGTACAGGACCTAGATCTCTGGCTAGACGGGTTGCCACCGACAATGCTTGTGAATTCGCAGACTATGACAGTCACCACCGCGTTATAA
- a CDS encoding uncharacterized protein (Syntenic homolog of Saccharomyces cerevisiae YBR238C and YGL107C (RMD9)), which yields MFRFVQQSQLRKAWVPNQLVSASRNSLHAQNSLRFNSAAAVERTAETVGGGANGYGGSGDAGAPLDRAVNKVRSMRRGFKLGKSFPKPPSPESPWYHKVCAFDEYVASSLNAGNETGSAGWAKSQRATMFWDSITKAMNLYRELLLSQELTQARVSRLLSLLHLALKINRSNMTGLNKKPDYDSQSFHKTMTNYLYASFKEISQDVLNGQVTVAHVGAFHLLESFRELLLAEEAVLLWRTATASEKPGLVAPFMHPDPVGIMLPLLHEGGMTFEEVSALYEKCKKGQNPTALHCLTLGMIKVCLSAGANAEAVGLFQEICSLPGNSVSKATLTGIHLAFIGECKDLQLATVFFNRALSGETPYKMNIHVSSVKQLLQNIWDQTEDFEQVFDVWRRASNYYVGLSSQGIFSSLNSKFFEIFFQKYRNDKVAGMQHLMEIITGYNEIRSVDEPFLNIILTKCVVWKDLEIIENIEESYQIYQLSKSIVSCRILLKAMGCVEVSNEQIYSRWLRLVQKADQIGQTYIANADWAALRDATVGYIHQNQKEEHADSPENLATSYPDYNPALEAANASGAFDSDLPFGEHGNAIKKHIIATDDRSELYFRMVKKFGQYCRDSKQLVRITRGITESYPFTKEYSDNFMSMDVSDIQMPKLVNLRSKSQLFASYF from the coding sequence ATGTTTAGGTTTGTTCAGCAGTCACAGCTGCGAAAGGCTTGGGTGCCAAACCAGCTGGTGTCTGCATCGCGGAACTCGTTGCATGCGCAGAACTCGCTTCGCTTCAACAGCGCGGCAGCTGTCGAGCGGACGGCGGAGACTGTTGGGGGGGGTGCGAATGGCTACGGCGGGTCCGGCGATGCGGGAGCGCCGCTGGACCGCGCTGTTAACAAGGTACGCTCGATGCGGCGTGGTTTCAAGTTGGGCAAGAGCTTCCCAAAGCCGCCGTCTCCGGAGTCACCATGGTACCACAAGGTGTGCGCATTCGATGAGTATGTGGCGTCTTCCTTGAACGCGGGGAATGAGACCGGCAGCGCGGGGTGGGCCAAATCTCAGCGGGCGACCATGTTCTGGGACTCTATCACGAAGGCGATGAACCTGTATCGGGAGTTGCTGCTTTCACAGGAGTTGACACAGGCACGTGTGTCTCGGTTGCTGAGCTTGCTGCACTTGGCGCTCAAGATCAACCGTAGCAACATGACCGGTTTGAACAAGAAGCCAGACTACGACTCGCAATCTTTCCACAAGACCATGACCAACTACCTATATGCGTCTTTCAAGGAGATATCGCAAGATGTTCTGAATGGCCAAGTCACTGTAGCACACGTGGGTGCCTTCCATCTTTTGGAATCTTTCCGGGAGCTACTTTTGGCCGAGGAGGCGGTTCTGCTATGGCGTACGGCGACTGCAAGCGAGAAGCCCGGCTTGGTCGCCCCGTTCATGCACCCCGACCCAGTCGGTATCATGCTGCCGCTGCTTCACGAGGGCGGCATGACCTTTGAGGAAGTGAGCGCATTGTACGAAAAATGTAAGAAGGGCCAGAACCCGACTGCCCTCCATTGTTTAACGTTGGGTATGATCAAAGTCTGCCTCAGTGCGGGTGCCAATGCAGAAGCCGTCGGCCTCTTTCAAGAAATATGTTCACTGCCTGGAAACTCCGTTTCTAAAGCCACCCTAACTGGTATCCACCTGGCTTTTATTGGTGAATGTAAGGACCTACAACTAGCCACAGTTTTCTTCAACCGTGCACTATCGGGAGAGACGCCATACAAAATGAACATCCATGTGTCCAGTGTGAAACAGCTGCTCCAGAATATCTGGGATCAGACGGAAGATTTTGAACAAGTGTTCGATGTCTGGCGTAGAGCGTCCAACTATTACGTTGGTCTTTCTTCGCAGGGTATCTTCTCTTCCTTGAATAGTAAGTTCTTTGAGATTTTCTTCCAAAAATACAGAAATGACAAGGTTGCGGGGATGCAGCATCTGATGGAGATCATTACCGGGTACAATGAGATCAGATCCGTGGACGAGCCTTTCCTCAATATTATCCTGACCAAGTGTGTTGTATGGAAGGACCTTGAGATAATCGAGAATATAGAAGAGTCCTACCAAATCTACCAGTTGTCCAAGTCCATTGTTTCCTGCAGAATTTTGCTGAAGGCAATGGGTTGTGTCGAGGTTTCTAATGAGCAGATCTACAGCAGGTGGCTACGGCTTGTCCAAAAGGCTGATCAGATAGGACAAACCTATATTGCCAACGCCGATTGGGCTGCACTTAGAGATGCTACTGTTGGCTACATACATCAGAACCAGAAGGAGGAGCACGCAGACTCTCCGGAAAACCTCGCCACCTCATACCCAGACTACAACCCTGCTTTGGAGGCTGCAAACGCCTCGGGCGCTTTCGACTCTGACCTTCCATTTGGTGAACACGGAAATGCTATTAAGAAGCATATCATTGCGACAGATGACAGGAGCGAGTTGTATTTCCGTATGGTGAAGAAATTCGGACAATATTGTCGTGACAGCAAGCAACTGGTGAGAATTACCCGTGGAATTACAGAATCCTATCCCTTCACAAAGGAATACAGTGATAACTTCATGTCGATGGATGTTTCTGACATACAGATGCCTAAATTGGTTAATTTACGTTCCAAAAGTCAACTTTTTGCTTCGTATTTTTAA
- the ABD1 gene encoding mRNA (guanine-N7)-methyltransferase (Syntenic homolog of Saccharomyces cerevisiae YBR236C (ABD1)) has translation MALRPEKPVWMSQEQYDRQYGKLEEPKPPREESKPGDQAKPSAEPKSGSEEKTEGSSSSTGQGEERPHFKIQKRRHQNYDLEERKKKQQLNKLREEQLKQHDIEMAANKVVNVDQIVREHYNERTFHAKRYNRNYSPIIKLRNFNNAIKYMLIDKYTRPRDVVLELGCGKGGDLRKYGACEISQFIGIDISNESIREAQRRYLNMRDLDYQVILITGDCFGESLGVAVQPFPECRFPCDVVSTQFCLHYAFETEEKARRAILNVSKSLKVGGFFFGTIPDAEFIRYKLNKFSKEVERPSWGNSIYKVVFANNSYQLNDYEFETPYGNMYTYWLEDAIDNVPEYVIPFETLRNLCDEYGMELEMQKPFNKFFVEEIPQWMNKFSPRLREGLQRSDGKYGVEGDEKEAASYFYTVFAFRKVKDYVENAPAHA, from the coding sequence ATGGCACTGCGTCCGGAAAAGCCAGTATGGATGTCTCAGGAGCAATATGATAGACAATATGGGAAGTTGGAAGAACCGAAGCCACCCCGTGAAGAAAGCAAACCTGGAGACCAAGCTAAGCCCAGCGCTGAACCTAAGAGCGGAAGTGAAGAGAAAACGGAGGgtagcagcagcagcaccggcCAAGGAGAAGAACGGCCACACTTCAAAATCCAGAAGCGGAGGCACCAAAACTACGATCTGGAGGAGAGAAAGAAGAAACAGCAGCTAAACAAGCTCAGAGAAGAGCAGCTGAAGCAACATGATATAGAGATGGCTGCTAACAAAGTAGTAAATGTGGACCAGATAGTGCGAGAACACTACAATGAGCGGACATTCCATGCAAAACGATACAATCGGAACTACTCGCCGATCATCAAGCTGCGAAATTTTAATAACGCCATAAAATACATGCTGATAGACAAGTACACGCGGCCTAGGGACGTGGTTTTAGAGCTGGGGTGCGGCAAGGGCGGGGACTTGCGGAAATACGGAGCGTGCGAGATATCGCAGTTCATTGGCATTGATATATCCAACGAATCCATCCGCGAGGCGCAGCGTCGGTACTTAAACATGCGCGATCTGGATTACCAAGTGATTTTGATTACCGGTGATTGTTTTGGAGAGTCACTAGGTGTTGCTGTACAGCCGTTTCCAGAATGTAGGTTTCCCTGCGATGTTGTATCCACACAGTTCTGTTTGCATTATGCATTCGAGACGGAAGAGAAAGCGCGGCGGGCTATTTTAAATGTTTCGAAGTCTCTGAAGGTGGGAGGCTTCTTCTTTGGCACTATACCGGATGCTGAGTTTATTAGATATAAGTTGAATAAATTTTCAAAAGAGGTGGAGAGACCTTCCTGGGGTAATTCAATATACAAGGTTGTTTTTGCAAATAATTCATACCAACTCAACGACTATGAATTCGAGACTCCTTACGGAAATATGTACACTTACTGGCTGGAAGACGCAATTGACAATGTCCCGGAGTATGTGATCCCGTTTGAGACACTCCGGAACCTGTGTGACGAGTATGGCATGGAGTTGGAAATGCAAAAACCGTTCAATAAGTTCTTTGTGGAAGAGATACCACAATGGATGAATAAGTTCTCGCCTAGGCTGAGAGAAGGGTTGCAGAGGTCCGATGGTAAGTATGGAGTTGAAGGCGATGAGAAAGAAGCTGCCTCATATTTCTATACTGTATTTGCATTCCGTAAAGTAAAGGATTACGTGGAGAATGCACCGGCACATGCTTAA
- the MLC1 gene encoding Mlc1p (Syntenic homolog of Saccharomyces cerevisiae YGL106W (MLC1)), with the protein MSRINKDIFTLFDKQAKGSISKSQLGDYLRAIGYNPTNALIQEIGSRLPEQLTLDDIASVEQSHAKVLEATTEGRLEDFVKAFQVFDKENTGKVTVGDIRYMLTGLGERLTDDEVDELMKGVEVDSEGGVDYKKFIEDVLRQ; encoded by the coding sequence ATGTCAAGAATCAACAAGGATATATTCACTCTGTTCGACAAGCAGGCCAAGGGCTCCATCTCGAAGAGCCAATTAGGCGACTATCTCCGGGCGATCGGGTACAACCCCACGAACGCCCTGATCCAGGAGATCGGCAGCCGGTTGCCCGAGCAGCTGACGCTGGACGACATTGCTAGCGTGGAGCAGAGCCACGCCAAGGTGCTGGAGGCGACGACAGAAGGCCGGCTGGAGGACTTTGTGAAGGCGTTCCAGGTGTTCGACAAAGAGAACACGGGGAAGGTGACTGTGGGGGATATCCGGTACATGTTGACGGGGCTGGGCGAGCGGCTCACGGACGACGAGGTGGACGAGCTGATGAAGGGCGTGGAGGTCGATTCCGAGGGTGGCGTTGACTACAAGAAGTTTATCGAAGATGTGCTGAGACAGTGA
- a CDS encoding AFL028Wp (Syntenic homolog of Saccharomyces cerevisiae YGL108C) has product MGLIGKKSSQRPKPKLVRVKEVKEEPPIPSIRDPKPKKAIAKRPTRPPPTEREKLLLRYLNSHKEQQLQRTKTYLKKRTLQERKDMERQLTLKQREGIRTIEMIQKTQDRFLVEGATWNKYLESVAAARRAEERRSRQLGVFQD; this is encoded by the coding sequence ATGGGCTTAATTGGTAAGAAATCTTCTCAGCGGCCTAAGCCAAAGCTAGTGCGTGTAAAGGAGGTGAAAGAAGAGCCACCCATCCCAAGCATTAGAGATCCTAAGCCAAAAAAAGCGATAGCTAAGAGACCAACAAGGCCTCCGCCAACTGAGAGAGAGAAATTACTATTAAGGTACCTGAATTCGCACAAAGAGCAGCAGTTGCAAAGGACCAAAACTTATCTGAAAAAACGGACCCTTCAAGAGCGCAAAGATATGGAAAGACAGCTAACTTTAAAACAGCGAGAGGGTATACGCACGATAGAAATGATACAAAAGACACAAGACAGATTTCTAGTGGAAGGAGCTACATGGAACAAGTATCTTGAAAGTGTCGCCGCTGCAAGGAGAGCTGAAGAAAGGAGGAGCAGGCAACTAGGGGTCTTTCAGGATTAA